The Fusarium poae strain DAOMC 252244 chromosome 2, whole genome shotgun sequence nucleotide sequence GCGGCCAGCGACGCGAGTGGCCCATTCACGGTTCAACAGCTACTCTCAGGCTAGCGATTTCAGCCCTCGTCCTCCAAAGGACTCGCCTCGCTACAACAGCAACGGGCAATATAGCACGGCAGATGTGAGTCCCAAAACTTCTTCGTCGCGCAGGCCTTCCGAGTCATCTCCGCGCTCCAAGCGCGACCGCCGATTCTCTTTTACCTATGTCCGGGCTTCCACTCCTTATGGAGAATCcgacgaggacgagatcATCGAGGCGCTGGGACATACCTATGTGCTTCCCGCACAGTCCCGCTCCAAGAACCATCATCACCGCAGATCCGCTTTCCTACCTCGAGACTTTGATGATGACCGAGGACGGTACACTAATTACGACGACTACCTGCAGGGTGCTACCACAGTCGGCTACGATGAAGTCTACACACGAGAGGCCGCTTCCGTATTCCAGTCGCCTCAATCTCGACCTCCTACAAGCTTCGGCCACAACCGTCGCTCCTCCACCGTCGTCCCTCCCTCCCGTCCTCAGACCGTCCGCCCCGGAAGCTCGTCCCACcgcagcaccaccaccaagccGGTCTCCACCCCCTCCACTCCCAAGGCCACCGAAGCCGATGCTCGCAAGCACCGCATCCCCACCGGATACTCACTCAAGAACTGGGACCCTGCCGAGGAACCTATCCTACTCCTCGGTAGTGTCTTTGACGCCAACAGTTTGGGCAAGTGGATCTATGACTGGACCGTCTACCACCAAGGTCCTGCCACTCCCATCTCTGACATGGCCGGCGAGATgtggcttcttcttatccagCTCGCCGGTAAGGTGAAGAGAGCTGAAGAGACTGTCGGCCGCGTCCGCGTACCCGACAACCGTGACCTCGTTGAGGAATTCATCGAGGCCGGTGAGCGTCTCACTGAGAAGCTCCGTTCTCTCCTCAAGGCCTGTGAAGCTCCCATGCTCAAGGCTGCTAAGCGCAAGCAAGCTGGCCTCGGCAAGAATGCCGGTGTTGAGTTTGTCGAGACCCTCTTTGGTCGTGACCGTGAACTCGACAAGACGGAAAAGTTTATGCAAAACGTGAGGCTCTTCAACCTTCGCTTTGACGCCAACTGTGAGGAAATTCTCAGGAACCCTACCAAATAATCGGACCACACTATACCCAGGATCCAGGACCATGATGAACATGTTTCTGCTTTTTACCTGACCACTACCTATACCCATGGATTCCTATGATACCGGCCAGTAACAATTACCAAAGCTCGCCGGACTGGACCATACTATACCCGTTGTATACTACCACTTTCGCTGGAATCCCATGGATACCCTCACCACTTGgatttcttattttcttttttcacGACTATGTCCATCTCGCCCCAGGGAAGCGATTTCTTTTTATTGACTTGGCAATTATTATCAAAGACACCAAGAATCAAGGGGCGACCTGTACCACCAGCAATGCAACACGCGAGCGCGCACAGAGGGGAGTGGATCGATATCAAGGggatttctttttcttccaaTTCGAGATACCCATTGTTTATTTCCATTTGGAATGAGGCGAGCAAGCGAGCCAAAGCTATACGGCGAGAAGAAAGATAGCAACGAACGAGGAGAGGGATCGACAGGACACGGCGATTATTTTATCGTTGTGGAATTTTTGTTTCGGAGCTTGGATATCTTTTTGACACTTTatcttttctttgtcttctttttttgctCTTTTTGATTGGGATCAGCGCGTTAGGATAACAAAAGTGATTCGCACTTAGAACGGACAGTTTTACTACACGGTAATTTGGAGGATCTAACGTCTTTAACGTTCCTCATTGATGGATTTTTGGAAGCAACGCCCCTCATGCACTTTTATTTAGATGGGTATGAGAGGAAAGGAGTTGGGGAGCCAAGGATATGGCTGGGCTATTGATTATACCACTTTCAAGTTGGATATTATTTTGATCGggctttattttaattaggcAAAAAAATCGCAAACTTATTTACACTATCTGTTTCTTGAGTGATGTCTGTATTTGATTCGGTGATGTATTGAATTGAATGACCATGTCTCGTGATGACCAAAGTACCTGATGATATTCGTAACTTGTTCCTGTTTTAACTAAAACCCCGCGAGAGGGGTAACTAAATGGCTTGGGGTTGTGTTTGTTTTTGAGGCACATTACTTTCATGTACAAGCATGGATTAGAGTTATAGTGAGGTCATGTCATGAACAAGCTGGCCCTGGTCAAGCCTGTTTTTTCCCCCTCAAAATGGTTTTTGTTTCTGAGGGGGGAAGTGATGTAATTCAGAGAATTGAATTGTGATAAGCCATGTTGTTTCAGGTTTTGAGGCTTGGAACTCACACGACTCATGTATTTTACTGGGATTCTGATTATGAGGAGGAATGTGAGAAACGGCGAATGGACATGGATGGGGCTTGGAATGAAAACGAATAATGTGAAACGTAACGGATTACTCGTGTAGGTTTGCCGATTAAAGAGCCACTAAAGCGTTATGCCACTTCGACTCGTTTAAAAGGTAAAATACGACTGCATACTGTGATAGTGGCTTGCGTAGGTACTAAGTTGGTGGTTCTAGGGTGCTgtaactaggtaggtagttgctTCATGGTGCTGTAGTTCATCCAGGGTGATGGATGGAGGTGTGGCTGCAGCGAAAGCGGCTACAAGGCCAATCGGTAAAAGTGTCATTCATTCAtggttcttcttttctctttcttactCCCACGTGTACAGTTGGAGGGGGTCAGATTGATATGCTGCATCTCGCAGTTCATGTGATATCATATCATAGCTAGCAGTAGCGATTAGGGTAGTATTATTTCTGggtttccttttcctttgcACCTGAGTTTATACATTAGTACTCTATCAGGTATTATCCCTGGATTTGCTTACAGTTGTACAGTACCACCACCCTCACTCAATCCTTTGCAATTATCCCGGACCGAACCTTGACACCCACTTCTTCTGTCTGTCTTTTTCCGGTTTTGGTCAAATGTGACAGGATTTATCTTGTCACCGGCCCGTGAGGCGTTTAACTCACGGCGACGCCCGTCATATGTAATGAATGAATGGGGACGAGGTTGGAAACATATGTACATCCAGTTTGACACAATGCATCCAGCCGTCATCATCACACACCCGGGAATTGATTATAGTTACTCAAATTGTAACGGATGACAGCCGTGTAACCCTCACTGCTGGATTCATACCCAAGCTGCGAGGAGGCTCAGCGCAGGATGCAGCTTGATTAATTTAGAACCGCTGTCAGGTCAGATAACAAGGTGCACAGCGTCAGCAGTGCATACATACAAGGCTGAGTGAgaagttattaattatagcgatACGGATACAAACATGACacttattaattatcatgtctcttttattaattaatctccCCGTACTACCAAGAGCTGAAATACACAAGTGTCACAAACGTTGCACTCGTCTGATTTGTTTGCTAGCCGCAATACACGAAATCTATTCATCCAGTCTTGCCTGTGATACCTTGACACGTTGAACGGGGTCTTGTGTGTCATTTGAGTTACCTACACGTAACTAAAACTTCTCCAGATCTGATGGTTTTAGTTGTTCCTCAGCCTTGTAACGCTAGATCAGGGTCACGAGCACACGACTAGATCTAGATCAGCCGAGCTACAACGTCCAATGAGTTTACACTCCGACGTTGCAGCACAAGAGGCTCCGTTTGGTCCTCGTCTAGGTGAATCGCATATATGCCCTCTTTCGTCGCGGGTTCTACATCACGCTGTTGTGAATCGCCGATGTATACCATCTCGTGCGGCTGAATCGCAACATGATGTAGGACTTTTGCAAAAAGTCCCGAGATTTTGGATACACCAAAGAAGTTTGTGGTGGCGAGAAAGTCAATGTACTGTTGGATACCCAAATCTCGAACTGCTCGCTCTTGAGCATCTTGTGGGCCTTCAGTGATGACGACAATCTTGCGATCAGATCTTTTGATCGCTTGGAGAAGCGAGATGGCTCCTGGTTTGAGGGTGAGGTTTGCGACGAGAACACGTTCGTAATCGTGTAGTAATTCGTCAATGCAGCAGCAATCGTGGTCCAATCCGAAATGACCCAACGTGGCAGTAAAGCGGGCTCGACGATAATCGTGGGAAGTCTTTCCGTCGGTGAAGGCATCGGCGGTACCTTGTCTGAGGATGATGGAGTATCTTTCTTGGAGATCTTCAAGTGTTGGTTGGTTCTTGTTGGCGATTTGGGTGAGGCAGTGTGTTGTTGCTGCACGACTTGCCTTCCGGAATTCATGGAGTGTGTCGTCTAGGTCGAAGCCGAACCAGGTCTTGGACTGCAGGATATTGCGTAGTTTATCTGTGTCCGAGTCCATTGCTTGTGGTGTTTTCGGGGGTGTTGTTTAGCAGGTAACGAATGAGGGTGTTGAGTTTCTAGCAGCATGAGAAGTGGGTGCGAAGGCGTGATCGTAGAATAAGAGTCATTCACTTGGATAAATACCGTTTTAAACGGTTGGTATTGCATCCGGTATCGCCATCTCATGTTCAGTGGTTTATTGGCTTTATTATCAAGTCGTGATAGAATCGACAGACTGCTGCTCTCTGGTAGGCGGGCTAGTGGGTAGAAGAGTAGActttagggtacaaaaataaatagcctaaaaAGCCtggtctaagtagcataaagtgacctactaatttcgtctctcataTTTATAGCGGCCATCCCCTAAGGGCCAGGAAGCTCCACCAATCACGACTCCGCATTTATTGATAACAGTAGTTCACCACGCTGCGAGACAGAAATATCAATTCCAAGATCAATTAATTAATGTAAATCTATGTCTATATTCAAGCCGTATCACGTATTTCCATCCATCTATTATCCATTTTATTCGTTTCATTTTTTAACGACGGTTGAAGTTGAGGAATCGACTCGCCGTAACAAGAATGATCAAGTTGCTCACAATAAAGCAAGCATAGATACCCAAATCTCTCCAACGGTTATCAAAAGAGAGATTGAAAGTACTGTAGAACTCATCTCCAATCTTGTAGGCACAGTACTCACAGTCTTGAGTGCTGTTACTCACAAGGTAACCGGCCCCACCATTCTCGAAGAAGGGCTCCATGTACTCGCCACAAGTCATGTTAGGAGGCGCACTGAAGGCGTTCAACTCGCCCTGCTTGCAAACCACTTCAACTCCATGAAGAGCAGTTGTTACCATGCCTCCTATAAGCCTCGTGAAGGGATCTAATTCATAAAGCCATGCCCTCCAGAAACCGGGCATTTGAGGAGGAGGGATCGTGACACCACAGAA carries:
- a CDS encoding hypothetical protein (BUSCO:33853at5125); this encodes MSYHSPRTPGSTPIHDYDSYSRMSSATPTPSPRPTWADSTPRRPATRVAHSRFNSYSQASDFSPRPPKDSPRYNSNGQYSTADVSPKTSSSRRPSESSPRSKRDRRFSFTYVRASTPYGESDEDEIIEALGHTYVLPAQSRSKNHHHRRSAFLPRDFDDDRGRYTNYDDYLQGATTVGYDEVYTREAASVFQSPQSRPPTSFGHNRRSSTVVPPSRPQTVRPGSSSHRSTTTKPVSTPSTPKATEADARKHRIPTGYSLKNWDPAEEPILLLGSVFDANSLGKWIYDWTVYHQGPATPISDMAGEMWLLLIQLAGKVKRAEETVGRVRVPDNRDLVEEFIEAGERLTEKLRSLLKACEAPMLKAAKRKQAGLGKNAGVEFVETLFGRDRELDKTEKFMQNVRLFNLRFDANCEEILRNPTK